A genomic segment from Gracilinanus agilis isolate LMUSP501 chromosome 1, AgileGrace, whole genome shotgun sequence encodes:
- the GSC2 gene encoding homeobox protein goosecoid-2, protein MCKGPRGPPAGTLPPFQPLQRRTRRHRTIFSEEQLQALEALFLQNQYPDVVAREHLANRIHLKEERVEVWFKNRRAKWRHQKRASASALILQGAKKSPKEACSS, encoded by the exons ATGTGCAAGGGTCCCCGGGGACCCCCAGCTGGGACCTTGCCCCCATTCCAGCCCCTACAGAGGAGGACCCGGAGGCACCGAACCATCTTCAGTGAGGAGCAGCTGCAGGCCTTGGAGGCCTTATTCTTGCAGAACCAGTATCCAGATGTGGTGGCCCGTGAACATCTGGCTAATCGCATCCATCTCAAGGAGGAAAGAGTGGAG GTCTGGTTCAAAAACCGTCGTGCCAAGTGGCGGCATCAGAAGCGGGCATCAGCCTCAGCCCTCATCCTTCAAGGTGCTAAGAAGTCCCCGAAGGAGGCCTGCAGCTCCTGA